CGGACGAAAAGGGGATCTCGCCCAAGGAGTACGCCGACGAGATCAGCGGGCTGTTCAGGGCGCTCTGGCCGGAGCTGAACATCTCGAACAACCGCTTCATAAGGACGACCGATCCCGATCACGTCAAGGTGGTGCGGCTCATACTCAAAAAGGTCTACGACAACGGGGATATATACTTCGACAGCTACGGCGGCCTCTACTGCACCGGCTGCGAGCGGTTCTACATGGAGAGGGAGCTGGTTGACGGCAAGTGCCCCGACCACGAGATGGAGCCGGAGTATATCGAGGAGTCCAACTACTTCTTCAAGATGAGCAAGTACCAGGACTGGCTTATTACGCACATCGAGAAAAACCCCGACTTCATCCGCCCCGAGCGTTACAAGAACGAGGTCCTGGCCTTTCTCAGGGAGCCCCTCGAAGACCTCTGCATCTCGAGGCCGAAGTCGAGGCTCGACTGGGGAATAGAGCTCCCCTTTGATGACAAGTACGTCACCTACGTCTGGTTCGACGCCCTGATAAACTACCTTACCGGCATCGGATTTCCGGACGGCGACGGCTATAAAAAATACTGGCCCGTCGCCCAGCACCTCATCGCAAAGGATATTTTAAAGCCCCACGGAATCTACTGGCCCACGATGCTCAAGGCGGCGGGGATGGAGACCTACAAACACCTCAACGTCCACGGCTACTGGAACGTGGAGGAGTCTAAAATGAGCAAATCCTTGGGAAACGTTGTGACGCCCCTCTCGCTGAAGGACAAGTACGGGCTGGACGCATTCCGCTACTATCTGATGAGGGACATGGTCTTTGGGCTTGACGCCTCGTTTTCCGAGGAGGGTTTGGTGGGGAGGATAAACGCCGACCTCGCAAACGATCTAGGGAACCTCGTCAGCAGAAGCCTTGCCATGACCGCCAAATATTTCGGCGGGACGATCACATCACCCGGTGGCTCCGGCGATCCCTCGGACGACAGGCTGGTCTCCACGGCGATGAGGGTCCTGCCCCAGTACAAAAAGTTCATGGAGGAGCTGGCCTTCCACAAGGCCCTCGCGGCGGTCTGGGACCTCGTCGGGGAGTGCAACCGCTATATCGTTGAGAACGCCCCCTGGGAGCTCGCCAAGGACGAGGAAAAGGGCGGTCGTCTCGCAAGAGTCATGTACAACGTTCTTGAATCGCTGAGGTTTGTCGGGACGCTGATCATCCCGTTCATGCCGAACGCCGCCGAGGAGATCCTCACCATGATAGGGGTCAGGGCGGACTTCGCCCATAAAAACATCGATGAGCTCTCCAGCTGGGGGGGGCTTCCCATAGGCGCACAAGTCATGCCCGCATCCCAGCTGTTTCCGAGGGTGGATCCGAGCGAGACGATAGTCAGGGAGAAGGGAGCCGACGAGGCGAAGGAGGAGGAGAAGGAGAGCGGACCGGGAGTGGAGCTCGAGATAGGTTTTGAGAAAAAGGCGAAGGGGGAACTCCACGAAGGGATGGGGGTGGCCGAGCACCTGGAGAAGGGTAAAAAGATGAGATGGTGGAGGATCAAGGGGCGCAAGGCCAAGGCCGAAGCCGGCGGCCTGATCACCATCGATGATTTCAAGAGGGTCGACCTGAGGCTCGGCCTCATAAAAACTGCTGTGGCCGTCCCGAAATCAGACAAGCTCGTAAAGCTTACCGTCGATATCGGGGAGGAACGCACGGTGGTTGCCGGAATAGGGAAACACTACTCCCCGGGCGACCTGGTCGGAAAGAGGGTCGTGATCGTGTCCAACCTCAAGCCTACAAAGCTTATGGGGATTCAATCCCAGGGAATGATACTCGCCGTGAGCGACGACGAGGGGGGGCTTTCCCTCATCACCGCAGACAGGGATGTCTCCCACGGAAAGAGACTCACCTGATGCTGATCGACTCCCACGCCCACCTCGACCTTCCGCAGTTCGACGGCGACAGAGTTGCCGTGATAGAGCGCGCCTTCGCCGACGTTAAGGACGGCGCCGGCGGGCTTACCGGCATAGTGACGATAGGCTTTGACCTTAACTCCTCAAAAAAGGCGGTTCAAATAGCCGAGGCCAACGACAATATCTATGCGGTCGTAGGCGTTCACCCCCACGACGCCAAGGCGGTGACGGAGCGGACGATCGAAGGCATCAGGGATCTTACGAACAGAAAGAAGGTCGTCGGGATCGGCGAGACGGGACTCGATCTCTTCAGGAAGCTTTCCCCGGTGGACAGACAGTACAAGGCGTTTCACTCCTTCCTCGACCTATCCGGAGAGACCGCCCTCCCCATCGTAATCCACGACCGGGATGCCAATGCCGAGGTCCTGGAGGTCCTCACGAAAAATAGGGGCGACTACACCCCCGGCATCATACACTGCTTCTCCGGCGACTGGGGGTACGCCAGGAAATGCCTCGACCTCGACTTTTACATCTCGATCCCCGGCGTGGTGACGTTCCCGAAGGCCAAGCAGCTCCACGACGTTGTGAAGAGGTTGCCCACCGACAGGATCCTCTTCGAGACGGACGCGCCCTTCTTGACGCCGGCGCCGTTTCGGGGAAAGAGAAACGAGCCGGCATACGTCAGGTACACGGCTGTGGCGGCGGCGGAGATTCGGGGCGACTTCCCCGAGAAGCTGATGGAGGCGGCGGCGCTGAATACGATTAAGGTCTTTGGGATTGAGGAGTTGTAGGGGGGGGTCTATTTCTGCTCTATTTGCTCTCTGAACTTTTCTTTCATTTTACCAAGCATCTTTTGATTTTCATCGCTCAAAGGGACTGTTCCTAATGCATTTTTTATATTCTTTGTGACAATATTTGATTTTGCTAAAATACTATCTTTAAATACATCTATTTGTTTTTTAGTTATTCTTTTTGGATGAGTATTAGTATAATCAAAAATTTCAAAATAAATATCTATATTATCTTTAATCGAATCAATTACTTCATTTGGAGAAAATAGAATCCACTTTTCATATTTTTGATGAAATTTTTCAATAAAATTGACTGATTTTTTTGCAAAAAAATCAGAATTAAAATTATTTTGATCTTTTTCTGATTTGGTAAGAAAAGTATATAATAGGTTATAGAGTTCATCTATATTATCAATAATCTCCTCATAAATCTCAATTTGCTTTTTATAAAGTGCATTCCTAAGCGGAGCCCTTCTTTCCATATATGAAAATAGGAGGGATAAACCTGCGATGACAAATCCTAAAAATCCGAATATTCCCGATATAACAATAGATATTTCCGATATACCAAAATATTTTACCGATATATATAATCCTAAAAATCCAAATATTACCGGCACCCATTCCATTTTTTAACTCATTATAAAATACTTTTTAATTATTTCAAACCTTCAACTTATTAAACTTCCTTGAATAAATTATTATTACTTTGCAGGCCCCGGTTACATCAGGGTTTTTAATTAACCCTATCTCACAACTCCACCCGATCTGATTAACAACAAGTCACGGCAACCACAACTCCGGCGTCGGAAGCGCAAAGCACGAAAGAAATCAGCCGCCCTTTTTCTCGGCGGGCTCCCCGGCAAACTCCTCTTCGAGCTCCTCCAACGACGGGATCAGGTTTTTTATGGCCGCCTTTACCGGGGGGAGCTCTATCTCTATCAACTGCCAGATTTCCGGCAATGCGATGCTGTTGTATTTGTGGATAAGAATATCCCTGAGGGCGGCCATGCTTCTCCACGGCAATTCAGGATGTTTATCCCTGTATTCTATTGGTATAAGCTTTACGGTCTCCCCGATGATTTCAAGATTATGCATTACGGCGTCCTGAATCATCTGATCGGAAAGGAAGACTTTCTTTCCGCCCGATGTATAGGATTCCAGCCTCCTGATGCGATCGCTTATCATCGCCAAATACAACCTGGGGTCTTTATCGTAATTTTTCATAGTGGGTTCGCTTCCTTCAATATCCTGCGGCGAATAAGCCAATAAATAGAATTCTCAGTTACCACGTCCACCTTCATGCCGATCAGGTCTTCAAGCTCGTGGATAAAGGCTATGTGATCAAAGAGGCCGGTTTTTTCATCGAAGTCCACGAGGAAGTTCACATCGCTTTTTTCGTTCGTCTTCCCTCTGGAAGCGGAGCCGAATACGCGGACGTTGTGCGCCCCGTGCCTCTCGGCTATCTCGATGATCTTCTTCCGCTTTCCCTTGAGCGTTTTCCTTATGGTCATGATAAACAGCCCTTGAACGGTATTGCCCGATATTCTAACAAGATCATAATCGAAAATCAAGCCGCTCGGTGACGGCGCGGTTGTTCAATACAAAATTCAATCACTTCGGATAGACCGCCTGGACCTCCCTCCACCTGAAGCAGTCCACGATGTGGTCGTTCACGAAGCCCACCGCCTGCAGGTGGGCATATATCGTCGTTGGGCCGACGAAATTAAAACCCAGCTTTTTGAGCTTTATGCTCAAATACTCGGAGACGGCCGTCTTTGGAGGCAGCTCCTCCATCTTCTTGAAGCTGTTGATTTTTACCTCGCCCCCGAAGCTCTCGAAGAGGAAGCGGCCGAAGGGGCCGCCCTGTTTTTCCCTTATCTCCAAGATCCTCACGGCGTTGTTGATCACCGCCCTGATCTTCCGCTCGTTCCTTATCCCGCCTCTGTCTTTGAGTATCTCCTGAACCCTCGCCTCGTCGAACCGGGCGACGATTTCAGGGTCGAAGTCCGCAAAAAGCCTTCTTAGCGTCTCCCGCTTTTTCAGGATAGTCTCCCAGCTAAGGCCAGCCTGAAACACCTCGAGGCTCAGGTGCTCGAACTGGGCGATGTCATCGAGGGTGAAGACCCCCCACTCCGTGTCGTGGTATCTAATCATGAGGTCAGACCCCGCCCATGGGCACCTGTTCATCCCCTGACTCCGTTAAAGGCAAATGTTAATTTGATGGTTTTTTTATGAGAGAGGCGGTACCTGCCGTCGATCCATGATAAATATTGCCTCAGGCTTCCTCCCTTTTCACTGTCTCCCCGGCGATTATGGCGGCCCCCAGCGCCCCCGCTATCTGGGAGAGCTCCGAGATGTGGATCTCGTGGCCGAGGTTTTTCTCGAGGGCCTTTACAACCCCGATGTTCTTGGACACGCCGCCGGTCAGAACGACCTCATCGGCGATGGGGACCCGCCTTGCCATCGAGGCAATTCTGCTCGTTATGGCGTCGTGGATGCCTGCGATGATGTCCTCCTTCGGGAGCCCCCGTGCGATCTGGGAGATTACCTCCGACTCGGCGAATACCGTGCACATGTTCGATATCTTGGCGGGCTTGCTCGAGGTAAGGGAGAGCTTGCCGAAGGCGTCGAGATCCACCTCCAGGGCGTGGGCCATCACCTCCAAAAACCTTCCGGTTCCCGCGGCGCACTTCTCGTTCATAACAAAGTCCTTTACCCTCCCCACATCGTCTATCGACATTGCCTTGGAATCCTGCCCGCCGATATCCACTACCGTCCTCGCCTTTGGGAAGAGGTAATTAGCCCCACGGGCGTGACACGTTATCTCGGTCACCTGTTTT
The sequence above is a segment of the Candidatus Zymogenus saltonus genome. Coding sequences within it:
- a CDS encoding nucleotidyltransferase family protein; translated protein: MTIRKTLKGKRKKIIEIAERHGAHNVRVFGSASRGKTNEKSDVNFLVDFDEKTGLFDHIAFIHELEDLIGMKVDVVTENSIYWLIRRRILKEANPL
- a CDS encoding DNA-3-methyladenine glycosylase I — protein: MNRCPWAGSDLMIRYHDTEWGVFTLDDIAQFEHLSLEVFQAGLSWETILKKRETLRRLFADFDPEIVARFDEARVQEILKDRGGIRNERKIRAVINNAVRILEIREKQGGPFGRFLFESFGGEVKINSFKKMEELPPKTAVSEYLSIKLKKLGFNFVGPTTIYAHLQAVGFVNDHIVDCFRWREVQAVYPK
- a CDS encoding TatD family hydrolase, giving the protein MLIDSHAHLDLPQFDGDRVAVIERAFADVKDGAGGLTGIVTIGFDLNSSKKAVQIAEANDNIYAVVGVHPHDAKAVTERTIEGIRDLTNRKKVVGIGETGLDLFRKLSPVDRQYKAFHSFLDLSGETALPIVIHDRDANAEVLEVLTKNRGDYTPGIIHCFSGDWGYARKCLDLDFYISIPGVVTFPKAKQLHDVVKRLPTDRILFETDAPFLTPAPFRGKRNEPAYVRYTAVAAAEIRGDFPEKLMEAAALNTIKVFGIEEL
- the metG gene encoding methionine--tRNA ligase — translated: MTTDEKKYYITTPIYYVNAQPHIGHAYTTIVADVLSRYRRLSGYDTFFLTGTDEHGDKVKRAADEKGISPKEYADEISGLFRALWPELNISNNRFIRTTDPDHVKVVRLILKKVYDNGDIYFDSYGGLYCTGCERFYMERELVDGKCPDHEMEPEYIEESNYFFKMSKYQDWLITHIEKNPDFIRPERYKNEVLAFLREPLEDLCISRPKSRLDWGIELPFDDKYVTYVWFDALINYLTGIGFPDGDGYKKYWPVAQHLIAKDILKPHGIYWPTMLKAAGMETYKHLNVHGYWNVEESKMSKSLGNVVTPLSLKDKYGLDAFRYYLMRDMVFGLDASFSEEGLVGRINADLANDLGNLVSRSLAMTAKYFGGTITSPGGSGDPSDDRLVSTAMRVLPQYKKFMEELAFHKALAAVWDLVGECNRYIVENAPWELAKDEEKGGRLARVMYNVLESLRFVGTLIIPFMPNAAEEILTMIGVRADFAHKNIDELSSWGGLPIGAQVMPASQLFPRVDPSETIVREKGADEAKEEEKESGPGVELEIGFEKKAKGELHEGMGVAEHLEKGKKMRWWRIKGRKAKAEAGGLITIDDFKRVDLRLGLIKTAVAVPKSDKLVKLTVDIGEERTVVAGIGKHYSPGDLVGKRVVIVSNLKPTKLMGIQSQGMILAVSDDEGGLSLITADRDVSHGKRLT
- a CDS encoding DUF86 domain-containing protein → MKNYDKDPRLYLAMISDRIRRLESYTSGGKKVFLSDQMIQDAVMHNLEIIGETVKLIPIEYRDKHPELPWRSMAALRDILIHKYNSIALPEIWQLIEIELPPVKAAIKNLIPSLEELEEEFAGEPAEKKGG
- a CDS encoding 2-hydroxyglutaryl-CoA dehydratase — translated: MYFAGVDLGSLTAKAVIIEDGDIASRIVSHTVMPTGYNSVEISNRVMDECLKGAGLSREDIAFTVSTGYGRVNVPFAEKQVTEITCHARGANYLFPKARTVVDIGGQDSKAMSIDDVGRVKDFVMNEKCAAGTGRFLEVMAHALEVDLDAFGKLSLTSSKPAKISNMCTVFAESEVISQIARGLPKEDIIAGIHDAITSRIASMARRVPIADEVVLTGGVSKNIGVVKALEKNLGHEIHISELSQIAGALGAAIIAGETVKREEA